The genomic window AACAGGCGACTCTATTTTTTGGGAATTGAAATGTATAGGATATCCCGTGGTATGTCTCCGGGTTACCTCACCAACATTTTCATCAAACCCGATTCCTTGATTAGACATTCGTCACGCCTGGAGGTGGAGCATGCATTTCAAATTCCTATCCATAGGACGGAGACATATCATCGTTCTTTTCATCTCGCGGGTGTCTACTTATGGAACTCGCTTCCTTCAGAGATTGTGTCCTCATCGACCATCATTCAATTCAAACGAAAGCTTCACAATCACCTCTTTTCCCTCGAGTCTAGTTCCGTGCCTGCTTCCACGTAGGTGCAATCAAGCGTTTGAATACGTGTCGTACTTAAGCTAGTCGCTCTAGTCAGTAATTTACTCTCAGTTTAagttatattatctattttgtgTTTTCTTACGTTTTAGTTTTAAAGTTATATCTATTTTGCGTTTTCTCACCTAGTTTTGAGCATCATGATTCATTTTCAATCTAGTCGTGTTATTCGGATAGCTCTAGTTTAGTTATTTCATCAGAATTTTTGCGTCAAGCGtcaatgtaatatacattcgcagatattatagatataagtcATAATTATTCctgcttttattttgtacatagagaaaatattagatttaagtattatttgtaaatacgttATACATTTGTTTGTTCTTGTTTGCCTAAAGTCATGGACTAGGGCATAATAAATCccatcaatcaatcaatctctctctctctctctctctctctagtaAACAGGGTAgggtaaacgtagtaataaacagtaaataataCTCTACATCATACTCTACATCAATACAGATTTTACaccggggacaaaagtaacaggGTACAGTTGTAGCATTGCCAGCGGAACCTGCAGTTTCTGCGACAAGTCGATTAGGACGCAATTGTaagggtagaccggggacaaaagtaacaggGTACAGTTGTACCATcgtgaatatttcttaaactataaAAGGTACGTGTGTGGGACCGCGAGGCGAGATTCGCTAGATGGAGCGGCATTTGTTCCTTAGTTCATTGCCGCCCCTCGCGGAACGTGCACGTGTGCAGAAGaagaagttacttttttccttcctaaagtaagttttcttacgtgcataaaatctgaaatactTTTTGTTCTTTATGCCGAAGGtataaggttttatttttatatgttttagtgATTATCTATGTTGATGATTTGCATAATACGATTGACTTTCATccagatatttatgtaaaaaatttacttcgaatcataaaatatcattaggggacaattgtaacatcAATGCCTGGGGACAGTTGTAGCGTTACAATTGTCACCGTTGCTCGGGGACAACTTCAACTTAACCTAACCCCGTTTGGTTGGCCTTATTTTAGTGTtgttttttacaatgttatttgtatttttcttcgtAGAATGCCGCGAACAAGAAAACGCAAGACGCAACGGGGCACGAAAGAAGTAAATTTATACGAACAGGCGTTTGAAGAGTATGaagaaaagcaaaagaaaagagttaaaaaaaatctttcgaaTATGCAAAGTAAACCAAAGAAATCTTGCCGTGCTACCgctaaaaaacaaaaaaaatagatttttttgcgtgattcctttattttcagtttttatattaatattagatttatatttataatattataaattttttatgtttatgttagaaggaaagacagagagagagcttatttctgtttcttttttattttattatggttaatttttaaaatatatatgattatataaagtcTTTTAGTTgagaaaacagtattatttgtttttatttgctataatgtaaaaaaatactgatattttcatgtaacaaattattttatcattaaattcgtaagattgattaattaaacctactaaataaccattattttgtttataaatgatGTGGTACAATCGTCCCCTTCTgctgttacaattgtcccGGGGGTTGGGACGGTTGTAACAGTATTCCtcatattctttaaacaataataacttttttcctagTTACATTACTGAATTCagcacaaaataattttgtagttaaataaattctacatcTAAAGGTACAGGTCTTTTTTacgtagatattatattttaattgttataaaatcttaaactcaaaatgttacttttgtccccggtctaccctactcTTTAGCGAAACAGAAGGGATATAACGTGTTGGCGCTCGGTCAGCATTTGGACGATCTCACATTTGGACGGAGAGCTTCCTCATCTCAGTACTCCACGGTGGTATGTTGAAAACCATGAAGACGCATTACTATATACGTCGAGAGGATCTCAGGGTCACCCTCGGGGTCACCGTTTATCTATGTGCGAGAGAAGGCATTGAAGCAATTTGCCAAAAACAAGAAGTTTTCTATCTCGCAGGATTCACGAACTCTGGAGGTAAAATCTACATCCCAGAAATTGTAGAATTTCTTTCTAAGTTATTTGTATTAAGCTACATCTATTTTATCTATTctacgtaaaattattatcaccgttatttatttgtaagatGTATTCTTATCAATTTTCTATTACTGATATGTTACAGAAACAAAACAGAAGGAAGGAGTTGATGCTTCAACAGGAACGCGCGTATCCGCGACTACACTGGTCCGTGCGCATACGGCTCTACGGCCTTTGATAACTGCTCATGGACAAATTACCGCCTTTGATTTCGCAGGCACCGGCAACGGCGGTAACAGTCCAAGTAGCAGCACCTGTAGCAGCAACAACGGCGGCAGCAACACCAGCAATCAGCAGAAAGGAGGACATCGGAGGACCAAGACGAATCCCTCGGCGAATGCTTCCTCGTCCCAGTAAACCGACGAGAATGACGAGACTGACGAGGAGCCTGTGCTATGAGGAGGGCCCATCGCGAGATGGGATCCCGATCGTCCCGCTCGAATATTACTTGCAATCTGCCTTTGAGTTCTAATCAGCTTGTACTAACTTCGCTTCGCTGTGATAGCTTCTGTGCGCGCTACCACTCACGGCAATCTATCtatctgtaaataattctaaatattcAGACATTAAATAGATTTcagttttattgtatttctgtaCTTGCTGTTTTCTTGTGGTCGTTCTGTTACCTCGCGCtaccgcgtgctctcgaacaGTCACACATCAAAGATGtagatgtaaatttatttattttatattttgtctaAAGATAACGAAGAATCGTGTGAAATCGCATTGATTGTCAGGCAATCAACGAATCCTAGATTTAGTCTCTATAATAGTCACTTTGAATTTAGTACAAATTCTACAATAAGTTAAGCGCAATACGACATCTATTTGTACACTCTACCACCGGCAAGAATGCCtggacataatacatatacatatacatgtacatatatatcatatacatatcaaaatGTCCATCAGGCATTTCTGCCGGTCAGTGTACCTACGCGAGCGAGTCCGACAGTCGAATCCTCGTTTTTCACTCCGGCTACGCGGAATTGGAAATCTAACATTCGTCGCCATGATATCTGGTGGTCGAAAGTGAAAGCACTTTAAAGTAACAGATCTCGTGGCGTATATTGTATACAGGCTTGGCGTGCGGTCGTACCGGCttcatgttatattttatggatattgattttttccCCCGCTTTGTAAATCTACGAGCAGAATTAATTGTTCAGTTCGCGGTTGTGAAAATAAGgctcaaaaaaatttaaatattctatttcatTGCTTTCCCAACCCCAAAGAGCGTCATACatgtcaaatatttatttggcaATTTAGAGAATTTATTTAGAGAAAATTGATCGTTTCAAAGCCTGGAAAAGTGcattaaaaatgaagaaagtgACCCTTTATATGAAAAAGTGTTCTATTCTGCGCCATATTGATTAAGCCCCGCTTCCATGTCAGATCTCTCAATAGGTTCTCTTCTCTTAGAACACTGTGGCCCTTCGAGAAGCCTCTCAAAAAGTTTAGATCagtttagaataaaattaacgcTTCGCAATTgttcattatttacatatatcacaagtttgtttattatttacatatataacaagCTTGTTATTTGCGCTAGTTATGCGtttcttattattgtttttgtatgTTTTTCTCGCTGATATACCCGCCTGTGTTTTTCGTATATTTGTACGTTTTTCGAATAATGTAGGCGGTTAGATATGTGACGATGCAATTGCTACAAAACTTATGAGtaagaatatgtaaaataaagtatagtTATGCgtttacaaaaattagaaGTAGAAAGAGATAGGTACCAATGAGATATACTATATTAAAGACCGACAAACTTACGGGAGTTAGCGTGACTTGTAAAACATGGTAATAATTCATATGCTAAGTCCTGTTTTATCTTTCACACTTTATTTAACGTACAAATCTTAAGGTTTATACATTTCTGATAATAAAACAGTGTCAGAAATCTGTAAGATCGGGACAGTCACCGGGAATGATACCATCGGGCCCCCAGGGCTTTTGGCCACGAAAATTTACCCAGGGTTGACGGTCTTTAATAGTATTTCGTCGGTGTAATAGGtaaagaaaagtaatttttgtaaaagcgCGCGTTTACTACGCGATAGTAAATATGTTGATAttgggtctgttttctattgctgaactgcCCACTCCTTCCAatgtagaataaaaaagataaactctgaacacTTAATGCAaccagttcagcaatagaaaacagacccatTACATTATGTAAGTTGCGTGTTTTATATGTTGTattcaaaataagaataatagcTCTACACTTGTGAAAAAAGAAGCCCGACGAAAAAATGTACGTAACTTAGTGAAAAGGAAAAGTAAAACCGGCAAAATATTTGCGAAACCAAagtcattattaaaaatgcatattagcaaaatgttttttcaaattttaccagaattgtatttttgttaaacgtgaatttaataaacattttctctctttcttatcTTAACATGTGGTTCACGCTTATTCCAAAAACCTCTGTTACTCAAACATCAGCGATTCTCGTCAACCGCTGGCACTCATtccgtttaattttattcaataaagattattttattcaataagcTCACTCTAGAAACTTCCAATTGTGTAATACTTTCctctctttatttataataaatatattataataattataaatatattaataatatattataataatttattataataaattatttattatcacatAACAAAGCAACGCCACGTAATATCCAGTAATCaggattttttaaagtttgcAGCCAAAGCGGTGTTATTAACAGCGTATAAGTCCTCTGAGGTTTTTTATACACGGGACACTGCGCAGGAAAGGAAGCATTCGAATTATATATCgcactattattatataggtacttcatttgtattaaaattaaactgaaGTATACTAGTCGTACTTGATATAATTTCGGACTCTTGTCTGGGGCATTATGTAAAGCAAATATATGTACCACCGGCATTAATACGTAAAGAACTTTATTTGCCGATTCGCACAAACGGCTATTTCTTCGGTCCCAGCCGGCACCCTCAAGAAACAGACCATAAACGTAAACACCTTCCTGTTTCGCGAACATcgatatcattaattattgcacGAGAATTTTGTATATACGTTGTGTAATTATCATTACATACAGGTGGCGGTGTTTTGATTTCTTCTGCCATATTACGTAAGACTTCATTATGAAGCGTAACATTATCCAAAGCCCATTTATGAGCACGCGTTATTTCTTGTTTCATCGCCGTCAAAAATCCTGCAAACACCGTTTTCAAACCTCACGTTACATCAAGAATTCATTTAACGCGAAAGTATGTATATTGAATGCCTTGCGGATTGAAGAAGCCAGTCATCCAAAATTTCGTCGGTCTCCCACTACGCAGCCAAGTCGAGAACTGTTGGTTCCTGTCCAACAGTTCCGTAAACCAGAATCCCAAAGAAGCGGACTCCCACGATCGAGCTTTCCAGATCTTCGGTATCCTGGCGTCATATATATTATCGAGAGCATCTCGCAGTTCCTAAAAATGTAggtattcatatttattcacTTTATGGAACATTT from Temnothorax longispinosus isolate EJ_2023e unplaced genomic scaffold, Tlon_JGU_v1 HiC_scaffold_31, whole genome shotgun sequence includes these protein-coding regions:
- the LOC139824267 gene encoding uncharacterized protein, with the translated sequence MLKTMKTHYYIRREDLRVTLGVTVYLCAREGIEAICQKQEVFYLAGFTNSGETKQKEGVDASTGTRVSATTLVRAHTALRPLITAHGQITAFDFAGTGNGGNSPSSSTCSSNNGGSNTSNQQKGGHRRTKTNPSANASSSQ